A section of the Clostridium sp. TW13 genome encodes:
- the lon gene encoding endopeptidase La codes for MGKKLENLPLIPLRGITVFPNMVLHFDVGREKSIAAVEKAMLDNQRIFLLTQKQAKVELPERDDLFEVGTICTIKQMVKMPKNNIRVLVEGIDRATLVSIKENEDYTEVEVEKFIEEQEADTETEALIRMLQDEFEKYAELTGVETEEFFTETEDSKSGSLVDSIASYIILKQEDRQRVLEIFDVKKRIEEVIIFIKNEIELVKLEKKIGYNVKKKLDKNQKEYYLREQLKIIQEELGEENQEKKEIEEYEVKIKKAKLPKKVKDVADYELKRLKSSEMHSSESSVIKTYLDWVLSIPWNKSTKDNLDMKVVSDVLDKEHYALEDVKDRIIEYLAVKKKVNSLKGPILCLVGPPGVGKTSIAKSVAKALNRNFVRISLGGLRDEAEIRGHRRTYVGAIPGRLAYGLKEAKSNNPVFLLDEIDKMSQDFKGNPADALLEILDSEQNKDFRDNYMELNLDLSNILFITTANTLDTIPEPLRDRMEIIEVSGYTYEEKFHIAKKYLIPRQLQENGATSDEVVINDSALKVIIENYTRESGVRSLERTIGRLIRKCIKDMMINNKSKISINASSLEKYLGQKKVTYDKINQQNRIGVVRGLAWTAYGGDTLDVEAIIMQGTGKLELTGKLGDVMKESAKAAYTYVRANAKEYGIDENFYKDKDIHIHVPEGAVPKDGPSAGVTMVTALVSALSNKPVKFNVAMTGEVTLTGRVLPIGGLKEKSLAAFRAGVDTIIVPKENERDAKKLPQSIKNKLKIIFAEKIDDVLKNALCGVDNNEN; via the coding sequence ATGGGGAAAAAATTAGAAAATCTTCCTTTGATACCATTGCGAGGAATAACTGTTTTTCCTAATATGGTGTTACATTTTGATGTTGGAAGAGAGAAATCAATAGCAGCTGTAGAAAAAGCCATGTTAGATAATCAAAGAATTTTTCTTTTGACGCAAAAACAGGCCAAGGTAGAACTACCTGAAAGAGATGATTTATTTGAAGTGGGTACTATATGTACCATAAAACAGATGGTGAAAATGCCTAAAAATAATATTAGAGTATTAGTAGAAGGTATAGATAGAGCTACTTTGGTATCAATTAAAGAAAATGAAGATTATACTGAAGTTGAAGTTGAAAAGTTTATAGAGGAACAAGAGGCTGATACAGAAACTGAAGCTCTTATTAGAATGTTACAAGATGAATTTGAAAAATATGCTGAGCTTACAGGGGTAGAAACAGAAGAATTTTTTACAGAAACAGAGGACTCTAAGTCAGGAAGTTTAGTTGATTCAATAGCTTCATATATAATTTTGAAGCAAGAGGATAGACAAAGAGTATTGGAGATTTTTGATGTAAAGAAAAGAATAGAAGAAGTGATTATATTCATCAAAAATGAAATTGAATTGGTTAAGCTAGAAAAGAAGATAGGCTATAATGTAAAGAAGAAGTTAGATAAAAATCAAAAAGAATATTATCTAAGAGAGCAGCTAAAAATTATTCAAGAAGAACTTGGTGAGGAAAATCAAGAAAAGAAAGAAATTGAGGAATATGAAGTCAAGATTAAAAAGGCTAAATTGCCTAAGAAAGTTAAGGATGTAGCTGATTATGAACTAAAAAGATTAAAATCTAGTGAAATGCATTCTTCAGAATCTTCTGTTATAAAAACATATCTTGATTGGGTGCTTTCCATTCCATGGAATAAGTCTACTAAAGACAACTTAGATATGAAAGTTGTAAGTGATGTTTTGGATAAGGAACATTATGCATTAGAGGATGTAAAGGATAGAATAATAGAATATTTAGCAGTTAAGAAAAAGGTAAATAGCTTAAAAGGACCTATCTTATGTTTAGTGGGACCTCCTGGAGTAGGAAAAACTTCTATAGCTAAATCAGTAGCGAAGGCCCTAAATAGAAACTTTGTGAGAATTTCCTTAGGTGGACTTAGAGATGAAGCTGAGATAAGAGGGCATAGAAGGACTTATGTGGGAGCAATTCCAGGTAGATTAGCCTATGGACTTAAGGAAGCTAAATCTAATAATCCTGTATTTTTGTTAGATGAAATAGATAAAATGTCTCAAGACTTTAAAGGAAATCCGGCAGATGCTCTTTTAGAAATATTGGATAGCGAGCAAAATAAAGATTTCAGAGATAACTATATGGAATTAAACTTGGATTTGTCCAATATATTGTTTATCACTACTGCGAATACATTAGATACAATACCTGAACCATTAAGAGACAGAATGGAAATAATAGAAGTGTCAGGTTATACTTATGAAGAAAAGTTTCATATAGCTAAAAAATATTTAATACCAAGACAACTACAAGAAAATGGTGCTACTTCAGATGAAGTAGTAATTAATGATTCTGCATTAAAGGTTATAATAGAAAACTATACAAGAGAATCAGGTGTAAGAAGTCTTGAAAGAACTATTGGAAGACTTATAAGAAAATGCATAAAAGATATGATGATAAATAATAAAAGTAAAATTAGCATAAATGCTAGTTCACTTGAAAAATATTTAGGTCAAAAGAAGGTTACTTACGATAAGATTAACCAACAAAATAGGATTGGTGTGGTTAGAGGATTAGCATGGACTGCATATGGTGGAGATACTTTAGATGTTGAAGCTATTATAATGCAGGGCACAGGAAAACTTGAGCTGACTGGTAAATTAGGAGATGTAATGAAGGAGTCAGCTAAAGCAGCATATACTTATGTAAGAGCTAATGCTAAAGAATATGGAATAGATGAAAACTTCTATAAGGATAAGGATATTCACATACATGTACCAGAAGGTGCAGTTCCTAAAGATGGCCCTTCTGCAGGTGTAACCATGGTAACAGCGTTAGTATCTGCATTGTCAAATAAGCCAGTTAAGTTTAATGTGGCAATGACAGGCGAAGTAACATTAACAGGAAGAGTATTACCTATAGGTGGTTTAAAAGAAAAATCATTAGCAGCTTTTAGAGCTGGAGTAGATACAATAATTGTTCCAAAGGAAAATGAGAGGGATGCTAAAAAACTTCCTCAAAGTATTAAAAATAAGCTAAAGATAATATTTGCAGAGAAGATCGATGATGTTCTAAAAAATGCATTATGTGGAGTGGATAACAATGAAAATTAA
- a CDS encoding DUF5685 family protein: MFGYVTPLKMELKVKDYEKFKAYYCGLCHYIKKNFGNIPRLSLSYDMTFLAILLDSLQEGNISYDQFFCLVHPTKKKLKIINSDALNYTSYLNIILFYYKLIDDVNDDKSLKAKLASIFLNKGSNKFKHHFSNIHNKIVTELDNLNKMEASDCKNIDEIAHPFAELTGFLLKSYPLSLLNDSLELREKLYTLGYNLGKWIYIIDAVDDLEKDLKDNKYNPINAAMNPNNYEFKILFETQKERIEFLLLSCSSQCYNSFKELNFVKDSAIVENILLFGIMNKNDVILNKYNLTDNNNCSRRSVN, translated from the coding sequence TTGTTTGGATATGTCACTCCATTAAAAATGGAACTGAAAGTAAAAGATTATGAAAAATTCAAAGCATATTATTGTGGTTTATGCCATTATATTAAAAAGAACTTTGGAAACATTCCAAGATTGTCATTAAGCTATGACATGACATTTTTAGCTATTTTACTAGATTCATTACAAGAAGGTAATATATCTTATGATCAATTTTTTTGTTTGGTGCATCCAACAAAAAAGAAACTCAAAATAATAAATTCAGATGCTCTGAATTATACTTCTTACTTAAATATAATCTTATTCTACTATAAGCTTATAGATGATGTTAACGATGATAAAAGCTTAAAAGCCAAATTAGCATCAATCTTTCTTAATAAAGGAAGCAATAAATTCAAACATCACTTTTCAAATATACATAATAAGATAGTTACTGAACTTGATAATTTAAACAAAATGGAAGCTTCAGATTGTAAAAATATTGATGAAATAGCTCATCCTTTTGCTGAGCTTACAGGTTTTCTTTTAAAAAGCTATCCTTTAAGTCTATTAAATGATAGCTTAGAACTTCGTGAAAAATTATATACCTTAGGATATAATTTAGGTAAATGGATTTATATAATAGATGCAGTAGATGATCTAGAAAAAGATTTAAAGGATAATAAATATAATCCTATAAATGCTGCAATGAATCCCAACAACTATGAGTTTAAAATATTATTTGAAACTCAAAAAGAAAGAATTGAATTTTTACTTTTGTCTTGTTCTTCTCAATGTTATAATTCATTTAAGGAGTTAAATTTTGTTAAGGACTCTGCAATTGTTGAAAATATACTTTTATTTGGTATTATGAATAAAAATGATGTTATATTAAATAAGTATAACTTAACAGACAACAATAATTGTTCAAGAAGGAGTGTTAATTAG
- the yihA gene encoding ribosome biogenesis GTP-binding protein YihA/YsxC, with amino-acid sequence MKINTSEFIISAVKREQYPVDNRVELAFVGRSNVGKSSIINAITNRRKLVKVSQTPGKTRLINFFLINNDFYMVDLPGYGYAKVSKKEKASWGNTVETYLTGREQLKRVVLLVDCRHKPTGDDILMYNWIKHFGYDVIVIGTKSDKLSRMNLMKSQKVIKDTLKLTSEDKLYFFSSLNKEGRDELIDLIFDDVVESKVEENK; translated from the coding sequence ATGAAAATTAATACATCTGAATTTATAATTTCAGCAGTAAAAAGAGAACAATATCCTGTAGACAATAGAGTGGAATTAGCGTTTGTTGGGAGATCTAATGTTGGAAAATCTTCAATTATAAATGCGATAACTAATAGAAGAAAATTAGTAAAGGTGTCTCAAACTCCAGGAAAAACAAGATTAATTAATTTTTTCTTAATTAACAATGATTTTTATATGGTGGACTTACCTGGTTATGGATATGCTAAAGTTTCTAAAAAAGAAAAAGCAAGTTGGGGAAATACAGTTGAAACTTATTTAACAGGTAGAGAACAACTAAAGAGAGTTGTTTTATTGGTTGACTGTAGACATAAGCCTACTGGAGATGACATTTTAATGTATAACTGGATTAAACATTTTGGTTATGATGTTATTGTAATAGGTACAAAGAGTGATAAACTTTCAAGAATGAACCTAATGAAAAGCCAGAAAGTAATTAAAGATACTCTTAAATTAACATCAGAAGATAAGTTGTACTTTTTCTCTTCATTGAACAAAGAAGGTAGAGATGAATTAATTGATTTAATTTTTGATGATGTTGTAGAAAGTAAAGTAGAAGAAAATAAGTAA
- a CDS encoding J domain-containing protein — translation MRNPYEILGINENATEAEIKKAYRELAKKYHPDQYGTNPLKELAEEKMREVNEAYDYLMKNKKTNSSYSSNSYSSAHNYGDNSNIYAQIRMNIANRRFAEAESQLNSLGSRDAEWNYLYGVVMLQKGWYDSAVSYLETACSLDPNNFEYRQTLNSIRNQNRSYGSPYRQTSNNADFCNLCINLWCLDSMCECCGGDLIPCI, via the coding sequence GTGAGGAACCCATACGAAATATTAGGAATAAATGAAAATGCAACTGAAGCTGAAATAAAAAAAGCTTATAGAGAGCTTGCAAAAAAATATCATCCTGACCAATATGGTACAAATCCATTAAAGGAATTAGCAGAAGAGAAAATGAGAGAAGTAAACGAAGCTTATGATTATCTTATGAAAAATAAGAAGACTAACAGTTCCTATAGTAGCAATTCTTATTCTTCCGCTCATAATTATGGAGATAATTCAAATATATATGCACAAATTAGAATGAATATAGCTAATAGAAGATTTGCTGAAGCAGAAAGTCAATTAAATTCCTTAGGCTCTAGAGATGCAGAATGGAATTATTTATACGGTGTAGTAATGTTACAAAAAGGTTGGTATGATAGTGCTGTGAGTTATCTAGAAACAGCTTGTTCATTAGATCCAAATAACTTTGAATATCGCCAAACACTTAATTCCATACGAAATCAAAATAGATCCTATGGAAGTCCATATAGACAAACTTCAAATAATGCAGATTTCTGCAATCTATGCATAAATTTATGGTGTTTAGATTCTATGTGTGAATGCTGTGGTGGCGACCTAATTCCTTGTATATAG
- the lonB gene encoding ATP-dependent protease LonB translates to MNSEVINIINLLQLIMTGIIVFLLLSSSKNTVNNKKVIEKESTKQLEKLNRMKSISLTKPLTEKSRPENFEEVIGQSQGILALKAALCGPNPQHVIIYGPPGVGKTAAARLVLSEAKKKSMSPFKYDAKFIEIDATTLRYDDRGIADPLIGSVHDPIYQGAGALGVAGIPQPKAGAVTKAHGGILFIDEIGELQPIQMNKLLKVLEDRKVFLDSAYYSSEDPEIPIYIKDIFENGFPADFRLIGATTRSPEEIPPAIRSRCVEIFFKALEEDEIKQIAENAIKKVGYKISEDGLSTIAKFCSNGREVVNLVQLCAGLAINDHRDTIKEKDIEWIIENGQYTMRPEKRINKEPLVGIVNALGVYGANMGMLMEIEASARKIGNRKGVIKITGLVEEEEISNYNKKIRRKSTAFCSVENVLTVLDNLFELDCKDYNIHVNFSGGIPMDGPSAGISIATAIYSAIMDIKVSNKVAMTGEISLRGEVKPIGGVNAKISAAIKAGCNTVIIPKDNWVESYKEIKGIRVLAVTNIKQVLDLALVNFYDKIGNINKESVDILSAKSMN, encoded by the coding sequence ATGAATAGTGAAGTTATAAATATAATCAATCTATTACAATTAATAATGACTGGAATTATAGTGTTTCTATTATTAAGTAGTTCAAAAAATACAGTCAATAATAAAAAGGTTATTGAGAAAGAAAGTACTAAGCAATTAGAAAAACTTAACAGGATGAAGAGTATAAGTCTTACAAAACCTCTTACAGAGAAAAGTAGACCTGAGAATTTTGAGGAAGTAATAGGTCAATCTCAAGGAATTTTAGCTTTAAAGGCTGCATTATGCGGACCCAATCCCCAACACGTAATAATATATGGCCCACCAGGGGTAGGAAAAACTGCGGCAGCTAGGCTGGTGTTGAGTGAAGCAAAAAAGAAATCGATGTCACCTTTTAAGTATGATGCTAAGTTTATAGAAATAGATGCAACTACCTTGAGGTACGATGATAGAGGTATAGCTGATCCTTTGATAGGAAGTGTTCATGACCCGATTTATCAAGGCGCAGGAGCGCTAGGTGTTGCTGGTATCCCCCAACCAAAAGCAGGAGCTGTGACTAAAGCACATGGAGGAATATTGTTTATAGATGAGATAGGAGAGTTACAGCCAATACAAATGAATAAACTTTTGAAAGTTTTAGAGGATAGAAAGGTATTTTTAGATAGTGCTTATTATAGCTCTGAAGATCCCGAAATACCGATATATATTAAGGATATCTTTGAGAATGGTTTTCCGGCAGATTTTAGACTTATAGGGGCAACTACAAGGAGTCCAGAAGAAATACCTCCAGCAATAAGGTCACGATGCGTAGAAATATTTTTTAAGGCTTTAGAAGAAGATGAAATAAAGCAAATTGCTGAAAATGCAATTAAGAAGGTAGGATATAAAATTAGTGAAGACGGATTAAGCACAATAGCAAAATTTTGTAGCAACGGAAGAGAAGTTGTTAATCTAGTACAACTTTGTGCAGGTCTTGCAATTAATGATCATCGGGATACAATAAAGGAAAAAGATATAGAATGGATAATAGAGAATGGTCAATATACAATGAGACCAGAAAAGAGAATAAATAAAGAACCTTTAGTAGGAATTGTAAATGCATTAGGTGTTTATGGGGCTAATATGGGAATGTTAATGGAGATAGAAGCATCTGCAAGAAAGATAGGTAATAGAAAAGGTGTAATAAAAATTACTGGTTTAGTGGAAGAAGAAGAAATTTCAAATTATAATAAGAAAATAAGAAGAAAATCTACTGCTTTTTGTTCAGTAGAGAATGTATTGACAGTATTAGATAATTTATTTGAATTGGATTGTAAAGATTACAATATTCATGTAAACTTTTCAGGGGGAATACCTATGGATGGCCCTTCTGCAGGAATAAGCATAGCTACTGCAATATATAGTGCTATTATGGATATAAAAGTAAGTAATAAGGTAGCAATGACTGGTGAGATATCATTAAGAGGAGAAGTGAAACCTATAGGTGGAGTGAATGCAAAGATTTCGGCTGCTATTAAAGCTGGGTGCAATACAGTTATAATTCCTAAAGATAATTGGGTTGAAAGTTATAAAGAAATTAAAGGGATTAGGGTGTTAGCTGTTACAAATATTAAACAGGTTTTAGACTTGGCTTTAGTTAATTTCTATGATAAAATAGGTAATATCAACAAAGAAAGTGTTGATATTTTATCAGCTAAATCCATGAATTAA
- a CDS encoding ATP-dependent helicase, translated as MELDKYQKEAVNSNSANTLIIAPPGSGKTTVLLNRIKYLVEEKYVNPNNIIVLTFTKSAALNMKERYLRLANNNESPFFGTFHGLFFKILKRYKGEINIIDPREGYNIILNILNKKLSEVGDEKIKEVFNNISNLKCSNVSLNEFNSTLDKEIFTECYLAYEENKNSKNLLDFDDLQIEFYRLITEDDNIRRGYQRLFKHILVDEFQDCDGMQIEILQNLNCNNSIFAVGDEDQCIYSFRGSKPQCMIDFHKFFVEGEKKYLSYNYRSNRNIVEFSKSSIVNNKMRNDKKFEASKDTLGELEYYTPFNEEEQVNEIISKIKIHLSNNDKLSDNVIIYRTNIEARSLIDGFIRQKIDFSFLDKDYNFFEHFICEDILAYLKLSIDPFDLDAFTRIINKPFRYISKIAIEEVKKGLYKNNLFDELNSVDGIKPFQKKKIEDLKKDIAKLNKMSLKSAIDYILNNLGYNDYLVEYGMKYKINIDEIFQIVDEFKSAAYPFNTIMLLLAHVKETKEKLEDIKKDKNRDAVLFSTIHGVKGREFKNVYFIDLSEDYIPHRSNDNVEEERRLFYNVFILIEINNISNQK; from the coding sequence ATGGAGTTAGATAAGTATCAGAAGGAAGCAGTAAATAGTAATTCAGCAAATACATTAATTATAGCTCCTCCAGGATCAGGAAAGACAACAGTACTACTAAATAGAATAAAGTATTTAGTTGAAGAAAAGTATGTTAATCCTAATAATATAATAGTGTTGACTTTTACTAAATCAGCAGCGTTAAACATGAAAGAGAGATATCTTAGGTTAGCGAATAATAACGAAAGCCCTTTTTTTGGAACTTTTCATGGACTTTTTTTCAAAATATTAAAAAGATATAAAGGAGAAATAAATATTATAGATCCAAGGGAAGGATATAATATTATTCTTAATATATTAAATAAAAAATTATCTGAGGTTGGAGATGAAAAAATAAAAGAGGTATTTAATAATATTTCTAACTTAAAATGTTCTAATGTATCATTAAATGAATTTAATTCAACCTTGGATAAGGAAATATTCACTGAATGTTATTTAGCATATGAGGAAAACAAGAACTCGAAGAATCTTTTGGATTTTGACGATCTTCAAATAGAATTCTATAGACTTATCACCGAAGATGATAATATTCGACGAGGGTATCAAAGACTTTTTAAGCATATATTAGTTGATGAATTTCAAGATTGTGATGGAATGCAGATTGAAATTTTGCAAAATTTAAATTGCAACAATTCTATTTTTGCAGTAGGTGATGAAGATCAATGCATTTACTCATTTAGAGGTTCAAAGCCACAATGTATGATAGATTTTCATAAGTTTTTTGTTGAAGGAGAAAAAAAGTATCTATCATATAATTATAGAAGTAATAGGAACATAGTGGAATTCTCAAAAAGTTCAATAGTAAATAATAAAATGAGAAATGATAAAAAATTTGAAGCATCTAAAGATACTTTAGGTGAATTAGAATATTATACTCCTTTCAATGAAGAAGAGCAGGTTAATGAAATAATTTCAAAAATAAAAATACATTTATCTAATAATGATAAATTATCTGATAACGTAATAATATACAGAACTAATATAGAAGCTAGAAGCTTAATTGATGGTTTCATTAGGCAAAAAATAGATTTCTCTTTTTTAGATAAGGACTATAATTTCTTTGAGCATTTCATTTGTGAGGATATTTTAGCATATTTAAAGTTATCAATAGATCCATTTGATTTAGATGCGTTTACAAGAATTATTAACAAACCTTTTAGATATATAAGCAAGATAGCTATTGAAGAGGTGAAAAAAGGCCTATATAAAAATAATCTTTTTGATGAATTAAATTCTGTGGATGGTATAAAGCCATTTCAAAAGAAAAAAATTGAAGATTTAAAAAAAGATATAGCTAAACTGAATAAGATGTCATTAAAATCAGCTATTGACTACATATTAAATAACTTGGGATATAATGATTATTTAGTAGAGTATGGTATGAAATATAAAATCAATATTGATGAAATATTTCAGATAGTAGATGAATTTAAGAGTGCAGCATATCCATTTAATACAATAATGCTACTGTTAGCACATGTAAAGGAAACTAAAGAGAAACTTGAAGATATAAAAAAAGATAAAAATAGGGATGCGGTTTTATTTAGCACTATTCACGGAGTAAAAGGTCGTGAGTTTAAGAATGTATACTTTATTGATCTCTCAGAAGATTATATTCCACATAGAAGTAATGATAATGTAGAAGAGGAGAGGAGATTATTTTATAATGTGTTTATACTTATAGAAATTAATAATATTAGTAACCAAAAGTAG
- a CDS encoding Fur family transcriptional regulator: MDNLISIFKDKKLKLTPQRIAVYKYLKSTVAHPSAEAIYNAIHDEYPTMSLATVYKTLKTLVEVGLVQELNVGENNFRYDANTDAHPHIQCIKCGKVDDIFDLNLENLNKDAEQNSKYTVLSSQVYFYGVCPDCNNRD, translated from the coding sequence ATGGATAATTTAATTTCAATATTTAAAGACAAAAAGCTAAAACTTACTCCGCAAAGGATAGCTGTATATAAATATTTAAAAAGTACTGTGGCACATCCTTCTGCTGAAGCTATATACAATGCTATACATGATGAATATCCAACCATGAGTTTAGCAACTGTATATAAAACTCTAAAAACTTTAGTGGAAGTTGGATTGGTGCAAGAACTCAATGTTGGAGAGAATAATTTTAGATATGATGCCAACACTGATGCACATCCCCACATTCAATGTATTAAATGTGGCAAAGTAGATGATATTTTTGATTTAAATCTTGAGAATTTAAACAAAGATGCTGAACAAAATAGTAAATATACAGTTTTATCTAGCCAAGTTTATTTCTACGGTGTTTGCCCTGATTGTAACAACAGGGATTAA